In a genomic window of Vallitalea okinawensis:
- the carA gene encoding glutamine-hydrolyzing carbamoyl-phosphate synthase small subunit: MEVNILLEDGTSMKGKTQIHFDHLVGELVFNTGMTGYQEVMTDPSYAGQMVLMTYPLIGNYGIRVGEEESERIQVKAFIVKEVTEEISDYTAKQDIPLIYDLDTRMLTRKIRKSGTMNCMIQCEYDKDEELDQLYTYAADKEIIDVVSCKEIIDYSGSGTKVGVLDFGVKRSIIDRLKALNCHIIQFPHDTPAKVILGYKLDVLLLSNGPGDPKWAEIGIDCCKDLAGQIPLRGICLGHQILALALGGDTYKLKFGHRGSNHPVMELETNKVFITSQNHGYGVRDEKLPEGMKVTYRNINDQSVEGIEVKALNIKSVQFHPEEGPGPEEGHIILDNWIKEIEKEDQINAIKK, translated from the coding sequence ATGGAAGTTAATATTTTACTAGAAGATGGCACCAGCATGAAAGGGAAGACTCAGATACATTTTGATCATTTAGTGGGGGAGCTTGTATTCAATACTGGCATGACAGGATATCAAGAGGTGATGACAGATCCATCCTATGCAGGCCAGATGGTTTTAATGACTTATCCTTTAATAGGTAATTACGGTATTCGAGTAGGGGAAGAAGAATCTGAGCGAATTCAAGTAAAAGCCTTTATAGTGAAAGAAGTCACCGAGGAAATCAGCGATTATACGGCAAAACAAGATATCCCTTTAATCTATGATCTGGATACAAGAATGCTTACTCGGAAAATAAGAAAAAGTGGTACAATGAACTGCATGATTCAATGTGAATACGATAAAGATGAGGAACTTGATCAACTTTATACTTATGCAGCTGATAAAGAGATTATCGATGTGGTATCATGCAAAGAAATTATCGATTACTCAGGTTCAGGCACAAAAGTAGGTGTACTGGATTTTGGAGTCAAAAGAAGTATAATTGATCGCTTAAAAGCTTTGAATTGTCATATTATTCAGTTTCCTCATGATACACCAGCAAAGGTTATTTTGGGCTATAAATTAGATGTATTGTTGTTATCCAACGGACCTGGTGATCCAAAGTGGGCTGAGATAGGGATAGACTGTTGTAAAGATTTAGCTGGGCAGATACCTTTAAGAGGTATTTGCTTAGGTCATCAAATATTGGCCCTAGCTTTAGGAGGAGATACCTATAAGTTAAAGTTTGGCCATAGAGGGAGTAATCATCCAGTCATGGAACTAGAAACAAATAAAGTTTTTATCACTTCCCAAAACCATGGTTATGGTGTTCGAGATGAAAAACTCCCAGAGGGAATGAAGGTCACTTATCGAAACATTAACGATCAAAGTGTTGAAGGAATAGAAGTTAAGGCACTCAATATTAAATCTGTTCAATTTCATCCAGAAGAAGGGCCTGGTCCGGAAGAAGGGCATATTATTTTGGATAACTGGATAAAAGAAATAGAAAAGGAGGATCAGATCAATGCCATTAAGAAATGA
- a CDS encoding acetylornithine transaminase, protein MKKWLSRGEEALMNTYNSFPVVLHSGEGVYVKDIEGKRYLDFVSGIAVNSLGYGNESFIKSVTNQLHKICHCSNLYYSQPNIEVAEKLIELSGLDKVFFCNSGAEAVEGALKLARQYGKKYKSTQAAKVIAMENSFHGRTYGALTLTGQKKYHAGFQPLLDQIQHVPFNDYSSLEQAIDDDTCAIFLELIQGEGGINMVDQDFLEQVRKLCDDKNILLIFDEVQTGIGRTGNWFAFQNFGIKPDIVTCAKGLGGGFPVGALIGNEKASRGFSPGEHASTFGGNPLAMSAVKAVLEEVEKENILPHVKEVGEYLSYRLNKLKKKYAVIKSVKGIGLIQGIEVSNMKDMKEIINKVMEEGLLLVNAGPKVIRFVPPLVTTKAQIEEGITILEVALKEVTDGS, encoded by the coding sequence ATGAAAAAATGGTTATCTAGAGGTGAAGAAGCCTTGATGAATACTTATAACTCTTTTCCTGTTGTACTTCATTCCGGCGAGGGCGTCTATGTTAAAGACATAGAAGGAAAAAGGTATTTGGATTTCGTGAGTGGGATAGCAGTCAACAGTCTGGGTTATGGTAATGAGAGTTTTATTAAGAGTGTGACGAACCAACTACATAAGATATGTCATTGCTCAAATTTATACTACAGTCAACCCAATATTGAAGTAGCAGAAAAGTTAATCGAACTATCAGGCTTAGATAAAGTATTTTTCTGTAACAGTGGTGCAGAAGCAGTGGAAGGAGCACTTAAGCTGGCAAGACAGTATGGAAAAAAGTATAAATCAACTCAGGCGGCAAAGGTGATAGCCATGGAAAATTCTTTTCATGGTAGAACATACGGAGCGTTGACCTTAACTGGACAAAAAAAATATCACGCTGGATTTCAACCACTTCTGGATCAAATTCAGCATGTTCCCTTTAATGACTATTCCAGTCTTGAGCAAGCAATTGATGATGACACCTGTGCTATATTTTTAGAGCTCATTCAAGGTGAAGGTGGCATTAACATGGTGGACCAAGACTTTTTAGAACAAGTGAGAAAGTTATGTGATGATAAAAATATCTTACTGATCTTTGATGAGGTTCAAACTGGGATTGGTCGAACAGGCAATTGGTTTGCTTTTCAAAATTTTGGTATCAAACCGGATATTGTCACTTGTGCAAAAGGTCTTGGTGGCGGTTTTCCAGTAGGAGCGCTCATAGGAAATGAGAAAGCAAGTAGAGGTTTTAGTCCAGGTGAACATGCATCTACCTTTGGAGGAAATCCATTAGCCATGTCAGCAGTAAAAGCTGTTCTTGAAGAAGTAGAGAAAGAAAATATATTGCCACATGTTAAGGAGGTAGGTGAGTATTTATCTTATCGTTTGAATAAATTAAAGAAAAAATATGCTGTAATCAAGTCTGTTAAAGGGATAGGTCTTATTCAGGGGATTGAAGTAAGCAACATGAAAGACATGAAAGAAATAATAAACAAGGTAATGGAGGAAGGCTTATTATTAGTCAATGCAGGTCCAAAAGTCATACGTTTTGTGCCACCTCTTGTGACAACAAAAGCTCAGATAGAAGAAGGTATAACAATCTTAGAAGTTGCTTTGAAGGAGGTTACTGATGGAAGTTAA
- the argB gene encoding acetylglutamate kinase, translated as MEKYISKAKVLIEALPYFKAFNDKIVVIKYGGSAMIDDHLKSAVLEDIVLMRYIGMKPVIVHGGGKEISTTLERLGKKTDFIQGYRVTDEETMEIAEMVLSGKVGKNIVRHLHVHGVNAVGISGKDGGILKCCKKSIGDIDVGLVGEVTDVNPKLIMTLLEDGFIPVISPIGINKEGETFNVNADQAASSIAGAVNAEKLVFLTDVPGVLGDKNDLSSLMSTLSLREIQLLIKEKQVEGGMIPKLQCCYQAVIDGVKKVHILDGRVEHSLLLEMFTNDGIGTMVEGGEQDEKMVI; from the coding sequence ATGGAAAAGTATATTTCAAAAGCAAAGGTATTGATTGAAGCGTTACCATATTTTAAAGCTTTTAATGATAAGATAGTCGTCATAAAATATGGCGGAAGTGCCATGATTGATGACCATCTTAAATCAGCAGTTTTAGAAGATATCGTTTTGATGCGCTATATTGGTATGAAACCTGTCATTGTACATGGTGGAGGTAAAGAGATTAGCACAACTTTAGAACGTTTAGGTAAGAAGACGGATTTTATACAAGGTTATCGTGTAACAGATGAAGAAACAATGGAAATAGCTGAGATGGTTCTATCAGGTAAAGTAGGTAAGAACATTGTTAGACATCTTCATGTACATGGCGTCAATGCAGTAGGTATCAGTGGCAAAGATGGTGGAATTCTTAAATGCTGTAAAAAAAGTATTGGAGATATCGATGTTGGTTTAGTTGGTGAGGTAACAGATGTCAATCCAAAGTTAATCATGACATTACTTGAAGATGGTTTTATACCTGTCATCTCTCCTATTGGTATTAATAAAGAAGGTGAAACATTTAATGTGAATGCTGATCAAGCTGCATCCTCTATTGCAGGAGCAGTGAATGCAGAAAAATTGGTTTTCCTGACAGATGTACCAGGTGTGTTAGGTGATAAAAACGATCTTTCAAGCTTAATGAGTACTTTATCCTTGAGGGAGATTCAACTACTTATTAAAGAGAAACAAGTAGAAGGTGGGATGATTCCTAAGCTGCAATGTTGTTATCAAGCAGTAATAGATGGTGTGAAAAAAGTGCATATACTGGATGGTCGTGTGGAGCATAGCCTGCTTCTAGAGATGTTTACCAATGATGGTATAGGAACAATGGTTGAAGGAGGCGAGCAGGATGAAAAAATGGTTATCTAG
- the argJ gene encoding bifunctional glutamate N-acetyltransferase/amino-acid acetyltransferase ArgJ: protein MIQKNKGITYPTGFMAAGSHVGLKKKKKDLSMVVSTEKANMAAVFTTNKVKAAPVLWNQKVHQLGKGVKALVINSGNANACTGEIGHQHTEQMAEQMATSFEVKADEVLIASTGVIGVPLPIDKVIKGIQKVAPTVCSDDKAGQDAAEGIITTDTFIKQGAIQVQLENQVVRIGGMAKGSGMIHPNMATMLSFITTDANVDPLLLQEMLTETTEDTYNMISVDGDTSTNDMVIALANGSSNGSPIIKGTKDYKIFKGAFLELNIYLAREIVRDGEGAGKLIKATVNGTATKRDAKLLAKAIVGSNLVKTAFFGEDANWGRILCAMGYSGAQFNPNQVDIRFLSKSGLIEVFKNGIPVSFSEDKALTILKEDEVEVLVNVYDGIAHATAWGCDLSYEYVRINGEYRT, encoded by the coding sequence ATGATACAAAAAAATAAAGGCATCACATACCCTACTGGTTTTATGGCAGCTGGCAGCCATGTAGGGCTTAAAAAGAAGAAAAAAGATTTATCCATGGTAGTTTCTACTGAGAAGGCCAATATGGCAGCAGTATTCACAACGAATAAAGTTAAGGCTGCTCCAGTACTATGGAATCAAAAGGTTCATCAACTAGGTAAAGGTGTAAAAGCTTTGGTCATAAACAGCGGGAATGCCAATGCATGTACAGGTGAGATAGGGCACCAGCATACCGAGCAAATGGCAGAGCAAATGGCGACTTCATTTGAAGTAAAAGCTGATGAAGTTCTTATTGCATCAACAGGGGTAATAGGTGTGCCATTACCCATAGACAAAGTAATAAAAGGCATTCAGAAGGTTGCTCCTACTGTTTGTAGTGATGACAAAGCAGGTCAAGATGCAGCAGAAGGCATTATTACGACAGATACATTTATCAAACAGGGGGCCATACAAGTTCAATTAGAGAACCAAGTAGTGCGTATAGGTGGAATGGCAAAGGGGTCAGGGATGATTCATCCAAACATGGCTACCATGCTATCCTTTATAACGACAGATGCCAACGTGGACCCATTACTACTGCAAGAGATGTTAACTGAAACAACTGAGGATACCTATAACATGATTTCTGTTGATGGGGACACAAGTACCAATGATATGGTAATCGCATTAGCTAACGGTTCGAGTAATGGAAGTCCTATCATAAAAGGAACAAAAGACTATAAGATTTTTAAAGGAGCCTTTCTCGAATTAAATATTTACTTAGCCAGAGAAATTGTAAGAGATGGTGAGGGAGCAGGTAAGCTAATCAAAGCAACAGTCAATGGAACAGCCACCAAGAGAGACGCTAAACTTCTTGCAAAAGCCATTGTAGGCTCAAATCTTGTCAAAACAGCCTTCTTTGGAGAGGATGCTAATTGGGGACGGATATTATGTGCAATGGGTTATTCAGGAGCACAATTTAATCCTAATCAAGTTGATATACGCTTTTTATCGAAAAGTGGATTAATAGAAGTGTTTAAGAATGGAATACCAGTAAGTTTCAGTGAGGATAAAGCTTTAACAATTTTGAAAGAAGATGAAGTAGAAGTGCTGGTGAATGTCTACGATGGAATAGCACATGCAACAGCATGGGGCTGTGATTTGAGTTATGAATATGTCCGAATTAATGGTGAATACAGAACATAG
- the argC gene encoding N-acetyl-gamma-glutamyl-phosphate reductase — MIKASIIGATGYAGGEILRLLINHPNVHIEAINSNTYAEMKYDTLYGGYKNIFEKTLESVDLEELANRSDVIFMAMPNGKAMEFVNKELLNQVKVIDLSGDFRLKNMDLYEKWYKIKHHESKSLKEAVYGLTEWNRESIKEARLIANPGCYTTCSLLILLPLLKENLIDPKHLFIDGKSGVSGAGKGLALGTHYPECNENIKAYKVAEHRHTPEIEACIKDMTDKNIQVNFTPHLVPMNRGILCSAYTVANQGVTSKMIEQVYDHYYNEEPFIRFRGDKQMPETKWIKGTNYCDIGFKLDQRTGHLMLFGVIDNMMKGAAGQAVQNMNLLFGLEEQMGLNQIPLTI; from the coding sequence TTGATAAAAGCGTCAATTATCGGAGCGACAGGTTATGCAGGAGGAGAAATATTACGCTTACTTATTAACCACCCAAATGTTCATATTGAAGCCATTAATTCTAATACATACGCAGAAATGAAATATGATACCCTTTATGGCGGATATAAGAATATATTTGAAAAAACTTTAGAAAGTGTTGATTTAGAAGAATTAGCTAATCGCTCAGATGTCATTTTTATGGCTATGCCAAATGGGAAAGCCATGGAGTTTGTTAATAAAGAACTACTTAATCAAGTAAAAGTAATCGATTTAAGTGGGGATTTTCGATTAAAAAATATGGATCTCTACGAAAAGTGGTACAAAATAAAGCATCATGAATCAAAAAGTTTAAAAGAGGCTGTTTATGGCTTAACAGAATGGAATAGGGAAAGTATTAAAGAAGCTCGTTTAATAGCTAATCCAGGTTGTTATACAACTTGCAGTCTATTGATTCTTCTCCCACTTTTAAAAGAAAACTTAATAGATCCAAAGCATCTGTTTATTGATGGTAAGTCGGGAGTTTCAGGTGCAGGAAAAGGTCTAGCTTTAGGTACCCACTACCCAGAATGTAATGAAAATATCAAAGCTTATAAAGTTGCAGAACATCGTCACACACCAGAAATCGAAGCTTGCATAAAGGATATGACGGATAAGAACATACAAGTCAATTTTACACCCCATCTTGTTCCTATGAATCGCGGAATTCTATGCTCTGCATACACAGTGGCAAATCAGGGTGTTACAAGTAAAATGATTGAGCAAGTTTATGACCATTATTACAATGAAGAACCCTTTATACGGTTTCGTGGAGATAAGCAAATGCCAGAAACAAAATGGATAAAAGGAACTAATTATTGTGATATAGGATTTAAACTGGATCAACGTACAGGACATCTTATGTTGTTCGGAGTAATTGATAACATGATGAAAGGTGCTGCAGGTCAAGCAGTACAAAACATGAATCTACTATTTGGCTTAGAAGAACAGATGGGCTTAAATCAGATACCGCTAACAATATAA
- a CDS encoding argininosuccinate synthase yields the protein MNDKIILAYSGGLDTTVIIPWLKENYNYDVIAVCVNVGQDKELVGMEERALASGASKLYIEDVTEDFIVNYIYPTLKASAKYENKYLLGTSMARPIITKKLVEIAKKEGAVAICHGATGKGNDQVRFELTIKALAPELKIIAPWRIWDMESRQDEIDYCKARGIDVPMKEDDSYSRDLNIWHISHEGLDLENPENEPNYNTLLHLSNTPENAPDKPTYITLDFEEGIPTKLNGEILSPIDMLKKLNTIGGINGIGIIDLLENRIVGMKSRGIYETPGGSILYAAHQELEHMCLDKQTFAMKQQLSNKFAELIYNGEWFTPLREAISAFVDETQKTVTGTVALKLYKGNIVSAGSSSPYSLYNEDIASFDTGDLYDHKDAEGFINLFGLPLKVRALMEQNIV from the coding sequence ATGAATGATAAAATTATTTTAGCTTATTCAGGTGGATTGGATACCACAGTCATTATTCCATGGTTAAAGGAAAACTATAACTATGATGTTATTGCAGTATGTGTTAATGTAGGGCAAGATAAAGAACTTGTTGGTATGGAAGAACGAGCCTTAGCATCAGGAGCCAGCAAGCTCTATATTGAAGATGTAACAGAAGATTTCATCGTCAACTATATTTACCCAACTCTCAAAGCAAGTGCTAAATATGAAAATAAATATTTACTAGGTACCTCCATGGCACGTCCTATCATTACTAAGAAATTAGTAGAGATTGCTAAAAAAGAAGGCGCTGTAGCCATCTGCCATGGTGCAACAGGAAAAGGAAACGATCAAGTACGTTTTGAGTTAACCATCAAAGCATTGGCGCCAGAGTTAAAGATTATTGCCCCTTGGCGAATATGGGATATGGAATCTCGTCAAGATGAGATTGATTATTGCAAGGCTAGAGGTATTGATGTGCCTATGAAAGAAGATGACAGCTATAGCCGTGACTTAAACATCTGGCACATTAGCCACGAAGGTTTAGATCTAGAAAATCCAGAAAATGAACCTAACTATAATACATTGCTTCACCTATCCAACACACCCGAAAACGCCCCAGACAAACCTACTTATATTACTTTAGATTTTGAAGAAGGTATTCCTACAAAATTAAACGGCGAAATCCTTTCTCCAATTGATATGCTAAAAAAATTAAATACTATTGGTGGCATTAACGGTATAGGGATTATCGATTTATTAGAAAATAGAATTGTAGGTATGAAATCAAGAGGTATTTATGAAACGCCAGGAGGTAGTATTCTTTACGCAGCTCATCAAGAGTTGGAGCATATGTGCTTGGATAAGCAGACTTTCGCAATGAAACAGCAATTATCTAATAAATTTGCTGAATTAATTTATAACGGTGAATGGTTCACCCCATTACGTGAAGCTATCTCTGCATTTGTTGATGAAACTCAAAAAACTGTAACAGGTACAGTTGCCCTAAAGCTTTATAAAGGGAACATTGTATCTGCTGGAAGTTCTTCACCCTATTCTCTTTACAATGAAGATATCGCTAGTTTTGATACAGGTGATTTATACGATCATAAAGATGCCGAAGGCTTTATCAATCTCTTTGGCTTACCTTTAAAAGTCCGTGCATTAATGGAGCAAAACATTGTATAA
- the argH gene encoding argininosuccinate lyase codes for MKMWKGRFTKDTDKEVNAFNASISFDQRLYSQDIKGSIAHAKMLGKQNIIPPSEAEMITKTLEDIHEDIEKGKIEFDIEAEDIHMNIEKLLIQRIGTVGKKVHTGRSRNDQVALDLRLYITDEIQELFALVTDLLGIIIKISEEHMGTYLPCYTHLQKAQPTTLAHHLMAYFEMFKRDYERLEDNLKRTKIMPLGSGALASTTYPLDRQFVADSLDFQALTLNSMDAVSDRDFALETLFSCSVMMMHMSRLCEELIIWNTDEFQYIQLDDAFSTGSSIMPQKKNPDIPELIRGKTGRVYGDLMALLTTMKALPLAYNKDMQEDKEALFDALDTTKACISVLTKLLETSSFKKDNMLKGLKSGFCNATDAADYLVKKGVSFRDAHEIIGKTVLYCMENEKNIEDLTVDELTQLSSYFEDDLYNYITIDACINGRNIIGGPAINTMKTVINNHKKWLYNSDVNSM; via the coding sequence ATGAAAATGTGGAAAGGTCGTTTTACTAAAGACACAGACAAAGAAGTGAACGCTTTTAATGCTTCAATATCATTTGATCAAAGACTATATTCTCAGGATATTAAAGGTAGTATTGCCCATGCAAAAATGCTTGGTAAGCAAAATATTATTCCTCCTTCGGAAGCTGAGATGATCACAAAAACATTGGAAGATATTCATGAAGATATCGAGAAGGGTAAGATTGAATTCGATATAGAAGCAGAAGATATTCATATGAACATCGAAAAACTATTAATTCAACGTATAGGTACTGTGGGCAAAAAAGTTCACACTGGTCGAAGCCGAAATGATCAGGTGGCTCTTGATCTAAGACTCTATATAACAGACGAGATACAAGAACTTTTTGCCTTAGTAACAGATTTACTAGGGATTATCATAAAAATATCTGAAGAGCATATGGGTACTTACTTGCCATGCTATACCCATCTTCAAAAAGCACAGCCTACGACATTAGCTCATCATCTCATGGCTTATTTTGAAATGTTTAAGAGGGATTATGAGCGTTTAGAAGATAATTTAAAACGAACCAAAATCATGCCCCTTGGTTCAGGTGCGTTAGCTTCTACTACTTACCCTCTTGACCGTCAATTTGTAGCTGACTCATTAGATTTTCAAGCCCTGACCTTAAACAGTATGGATGCTGTCAGTGATAGAGATTTTGCACTTGAAACTTTATTTAGCTGTTCAGTTATGATGATGCATATGAGTCGTCTATGTGAAGAACTCATTATTTGGAATACAGACGAATTTCAGTATATCCAATTAGATGATGCCTTCTCTACTGGCAGTAGTATCATGCCACAGAAAAAAAACCCAGATATTCCTGAGCTCATAAGAGGAAAAACTGGCAGAGTTTACGGTGACTTAATGGCTCTTTTAACAACAATGAAAGCCCTTCCCCTAGCTTATAACAAAGACATGCAGGAAGATAAAGAAGCTCTATTTGATGCTCTGGACACAACAAAAGCCTGCATATCAGTGTTAACAAAGCTATTAGAAACATCAAGTTTTAAAAAAGACAATATGCTAAAAGGTCTAAAAAGCGGCTTTTGTAATGCTACTGATGCAGCTGATTACTTAGTAAAGAAAGGTGTTAGTTTTAGAGATGCCCATGAGATCATTGGGAAAACAGTTTTGTATTGTATGGAAAATGAAAAAAATATCGAAGATCTAACTGTAGATGAACTTACTCAGTTATCCTCCTACTTTGAAGACGATCTCTATAATTATATAACAATCGATGCCTGTATAAATGGCCGAAATATAATTGGTGGTCCTGCCATCAATACTATGAAGACAGTTATTAACAATCATAAAAAATGGTTATATAACTCTGATGTAAATTCTATGTAA
- a CDS encoding methyl-accepting chemotaxis protein, with the protein MKKSLLLQLNVFIVAIIIISLGLCTSFSIFYYSRIIKEKTYASLDDKKEYISAEINHFIDKYIVSLENLAYSHSVVSILKEKNLMLNQIGPLPECEDLQLYMSELQANHSDIKKVSFILTETNCEINKDSLTITNFNHDQLTNFNDKEVIMLSPYLDFNTTGLVMTIGIPIEDKKGEIKGIIAYDLALDFLDSYIQEVINDDITILIIDKKGDLIYGPDASFIGKKAEKFYELWDHKPSLYKTEIFLDELGWTIELYNNLTSMYDQILWSIIILLCLFIAIVVLALLCSRLTLKNTLSDIPHILEILNKVSQGQLDLQISIKSQNEIGKIAHKTNDMINNLKALIEMSTGVSEQIISISRQVNEQSKSSLDSAYTIENQLNEIVAGGQVQEEDAIKCFDAMNVIGNEIDSLHSKFETDRELYSSVQDFNIENRKILHVFQEDHKLNQCYFNKMESLVDQLGHRMKTIEDILNVIRHIANETNLVALNTTIEAARFGDSGHGFKVVAQEIQKLSTQCTKAAENISGIVSEIMILSNNTETTMEHLRKTSAQQEKNVQEIDSTFQEIDQIINNLTVNYEQSNQIIRGVTLQKNDVSKLMKHIMELSKNHAGTAIEVQAIMKQYNDLAKITHKSILTLEDETYTLDNHMHTFKI; encoded by the coding sequence ATGAAAAAAAGTCTACTTCTACAACTTAATGTCTTTATAGTTGCTATCATAATCATAAGTTTAGGCCTATGTACATCCTTTTCAATCTTTTATTATTCAAGGATTATTAAAGAAAAGACTTATGCATCACTGGATGATAAAAAGGAGTATATATCTGCTGAAATTAACCACTTTATTGATAAATATATTGTCAGTCTTGAGAACCTAGCCTACAGTCATTCAGTAGTATCAATACTTAAGGAAAAGAACCTAATGCTCAATCAAATCGGCCCTTTACCTGAGTGTGAGGACTTACAGCTATATATGAGTGAATTACAAGCCAATCATAGTGACATAAAAAAAGTGTCATTCATATTAACTGAGACAAATTGTGAAATTAATAAGGACTCTTTAACAATCACAAATTTTAATCATGATCAACTTACCAACTTTAACGACAAAGAAGTCATTATGTTATCACCTTACTTAGATTTCAACACCACCGGTTTAGTCATGACCATAGGAATCCCTATCGAGGATAAAAAGGGAGAAATTAAAGGTATCATAGCATATGATTTGGCATTAGATTTCCTTGATTCATATATCCAAGAAGTTATTAATGATGACATAACCATACTTATCATTGATAAAAAGGGAGATCTTATCTATGGTCCTGACGCCTCTTTTATCGGAAAAAAGGCAGAAAAGTTTTACGAATTATGGGATCATAAACCATCACTCTACAAAACAGAAATCTTCCTTGATGAGTTAGGTTGGACCATTGAACTCTATAATAATTTAACAAGCATGTATGATCAAATTTTATGGAGTATTATCATTTTGCTTTGTTTGTTTATTGCAATTGTGGTATTAGCATTATTATGTTCACGATTAACGCTCAAGAATACTCTAAGTGATATACCCCATATTCTCGAGATACTCAATAAGGTTTCACAGGGTCAACTCGACCTACAGATCTCCATCAAGTCACAGAATGAAATTGGAAAGATTGCACATAAAACCAACGATATGATTAATAATTTAAAGGCATTGATTGAAATGTCAACTGGGGTGTCAGAGCAGATCATCAGTATTTCAAGACAAGTTAATGAACAGTCCAAATCCAGCTTAGATTCTGCTTACACTATAGAAAATCAACTCAATGAAATCGTTGCAGGTGGTCAAGTGCAAGAAGAAGATGCAATAAAATGTTTTGATGCCATGAATGTCATTGGTAATGAAATTGATTCATTACATAGTAAGTTTGAAACAGATAGAGAACTCTATAGTTCTGTACAAGATTTTAATATTGAAAATAGAAAAATACTCCATGTTTTTCAAGAGGATCATAAGCTTAACCAATGTTACTTTAATAAGATGGAATCCCTAGTTGATCAATTAGGTCATCGTATGAAAACCATTGAAGATATACTAAATGTTATACGCCACATTGCTAATGAAACCAATTTAGTTGCATTAAATACAACGATTGAAGCAGCTCGTTTCGGTGATAGTGGTCATGGATTTAAAGTTGTAGCTCAAGAAATACAAAAGTTATCTACTCAGTGTACAAAAGCTGCAGAGAATATTAGCGGTATTGTGTCAGAAATAATGATATTAAGTAATAATACCGAAACAACAATGGAACATCTTAGAAAAACATCTGCTCAACAAGAAAAGAATGTACAAGAAATTGATTCAACTTTTCAAGAAATTGATCAGATTATTAATAATCTAACAGTCAATTATGAGCAATCTAATCAGATCATTCGAGGGGTTACCCTTCAGAAAAACGATGTCTCTAAATTAATGAAGCATATAATGGAATTATCAAAGAATCATGCAGGTACAGCCATCGAAGTTCAAGCCATAATGAAGCAATATAATGACTTAGCTAAAATAACACATAAAAGTATCCTAACATTAGAAGATGAAACCTACACCCTTGACAACCACATGCACACTTTTAAAATATAA
- a CDS encoding IclR family transcriptional regulator yields MAEVVQSVDRALEILELLSCHVDGLAIKEISEKLELHKSTVHRLLGTLIYKGYVEQNELNNRYLVTLKLFQLGSRKVENTDVIETSKPYLNQLAQFSGEVVHLVLRDGTDIIYVDKVEGNQTIRMHSKIGNRSPMYCTGVGKAIMSTLEEDEIKMIWENSEIKRLTEHTIIELAEMHQTIEQIKLSGYALDNEENELGVKCVAVSIKDYRGISIAAISISGPKERMTNEKIITYSQKLKKSCQEISERLGYNPM; encoded by the coding sequence ATGGCTGAAGTTGTACAGTCTGTGGACCGAGCTCTCGAAATATTAGAGTTATTATCCTGTCATGTGGATGGTCTCGCTATCAAAGAAATTAGTGAAAAATTAGAGCTTCATAAGAGTACAGTTCATCGTCTTTTAGGTACATTAATTTATAAAGGTTATGTTGAACAAAACGAGCTAAATAATCGCTACCTCGTTACACTTAAACTCTTTCAATTAGGTTCAAGAAAAGTAGAAAATACAGATGTCATTGAAACCAGTAAGCCTTATCTTAATCAATTAGCTCAATTCAGCGGAGAAGTGGTTCATCTAGTACTGCGAGATGGGACTGATATCATTTATGTTGATAAGGTTGAGGGGAATCAGACGATTCGTATGCATTCAAAAATTGGTAACCGCAGTCCAATGTATTGTACTGGAGTAGGTAAAGCTATTATGTCTACACTAGAAGAAGACGAAATTAAGATGATTTGGGAGAACAGCGAAATAAAACGTCTCACAGAACATACAATTATTGAATTAGCAGAGATGCATCAAACTATTGAACAGATTAAGTTATCTGGTTATGCTTTAGATAATGAAGAGAATGAATTAGGTGTAAAGTGTGTTGCCGTATCTATTAAAGACTATAGAGGTATAAGTATTGCAGCAATTAGCATATCAGGACCTAAAGAGCGTATGACTAATGAAAAGATTATTACTTATAGTCAAAAGTTGAAGAAAAGTTGTCAAGAAATATCTGAGCGACTTGGATATAACCCAATGTAG